A part of Melittangium boletus DSM 14713 genomic DNA contains:
- a CDS encoding tetratricopeptide repeat protein translates to MSRRHVLRGAALLVALLMGPGCATSRLSRPLTDAERDTYEARLDRAQPFLGNAQGNQELESLARELETRLEHQPQDARLHALLARTALALKREEQARAESQRALELAPDSAESHYLRAFFLGGREQAPTALAEARRATELDPGRGRYWRLLGTLHLQLHQPTEARTAFERALALEPDNAQTLFLSGMLAEDEGKDDEALASFERARTVAPDFALAHTHAGRHLQDQGQFEAALACFQKAADLVPQDWRARERLVQLNQALGHTAQRDAERAALLKLRQEGRVDQDFFIREQWREAGQTLVVVENFELTGDWARRYEFQVFAPGLERPERVISLGSYAFTNAFAREKNPSAPRLFHLDAYGADDSHETYGLFEGEPSYDDTRARVLAILHGELAPTSSTKRDAR, encoded by the coding sequence ATGTCCAGACGCCATGTCCTCCGGGGGGCCGCCCTGCTGGTCGCCCTCCTCATGGGCCCCGGGTGTGCCACGAGCCGCCTCTCGCGCCCCCTGACCGATGCCGAGCGCGACACCTACGAGGCCCGTCTGGACCGGGCTCAGCCCTTCCTGGGCAACGCCCAGGGGAACCAGGAGTTGGAATCACTCGCCCGGGAGTTGGAGACGCGCCTCGAGCACCAGCCCCAGGACGCCCGCCTCCATGCCCTGCTCGCGCGCACGGCCCTCGCCCTCAAGCGCGAGGAACAGGCCCGCGCGGAATCCCAGCGGGCGCTCGAACTCGCCCCGGACTCCGCCGAGTCCCACTACCTGCGCGCCTTCTTCCTCGGAGGCCGGGAGCAGGCCCCCACCGCCCTCGCCGAGGCCCGGCGCGCCACCGAGCTCGATCCCGGCCGCGGCCGCTACTGGCGGCTCCTGGGCACGCTCCACCTGCAACTCCACCAGCCCACCGAGGCACGCACCGCCTTCGAGCGGGCCCTCGCCCTGGAGCCGGACAACGCCCAGACCCTCTTCCTGTCCGGGATGCTGGCCGAGGACGAGGGCAAGGACGACGAGGCCCTGGCCTCCTTCGAGCGGGCACGCACCGTCGCGCCGGACTTCGCCCTCGCGCACACCCACGCCGGACGACATCTCCAAGACCAAGGCCAGTTCGAGGCCGCGCTCGCGTGCTTCCAGAAAGCGGCGGACCTGGTCCCCCAGGACTGGAGGGCCCGTGAACGACTCGTGCAGTTGAATCAGGCACTCGGGCATACCGCCCAACGTGACGCCGAGCGAGCGGCCCTGCTCAAGCTGCGCCAGGAAGGCCGGGTGGATCAGGACTTCTTCATCCGCGAGCAATGGCGGGAAGCCGGGCAGACCCTCGTGGTGGTGGAGAATTTCGAGCTGACGGGGGACTGGGCGCGGCGCTACGAATTCCAGGTGTTCGCCCCAGGCCTGGAGCGGCCCGAGCGCGTCATCTCGCTCGGCTCCTATGCCTTCACCAATGCGTTCGCCCGCGAGAAGAACCCCTCGGCGCCGCGCCTGTTCCACCTCGATGCCTACGGCGCGGATGACTCCCACGAGACGTATGGTCTTTTCGAGGGCGAGCCCTCCTATGACGACACCCGGGCGCGCGTGCTCGCCATCCTCCACGGCGAGCTCGCCCCCACGTCCAGCACGAAGCGAGACGCACGATGA
- a CDS encoding MFS transporter, producing the protein MNPPLPDTTSGVRQRLLSIFGGSVGNLIEWYDFYIYSAFSLYFARSFFPHDNPLVEQLNTAGVFALGFLIRPIGGWVMGLYADLRGRRAALTLSVSLMCLGSLVIAVCPTYEQVGLLAPLVLVLARLLQGLSLGGEYGTSATYLTEVATSRHRGFYSSFQYVTLIMGQLLATLTLLVLQRLVLTEAQLQDWGWRLPFLIGAGLAVFGFYMRRNMVETEAFQKEAAKARPHSPMRELLRHPRELLLVVGLTMGGTLAFYTYTVYMPKFLVGTVGLSRSQATLVSVGSLFLYMLLQPVFGFISDRVGRRPVLMGFGLLGTLCTVPLLTALMHTRDAFTAFLLVMTALVIVSGYTSINAVVKAELFPASVRALGVGLPYALTVSVFGGTAEYVGTWLKYVGRETWFFWYVTGCIFCSLLVYVLMRDTAKQHRFTGEGG; encoded by the coding sequence GTGAATCCGCCTCTTCCCGACACCACCTCCGGTGTCCGCCAGCGCCTGCTGTCCATCTTCGGCGGCTCGGTCGGCAACCTCATCGAGTGGTACGACTTCTACATCTACTCGGCCTTCTCGCTGTACTTCGCCAGGTCCTTCTTCCCCCACGACAACCCCCTCGTCGAGCAGCTCAACACTGCGGGGGTCTTCGCGCTCGGCTTCCTCATCCGTCCCATCGGCGGCTGGGTCATGGGCCTCTACGCGGACCTGCGCGGCCGCCGCGCCGCCCTGACCTTGTCCGTGTCGTTGATGTGCCTGGGCTCGCTCGTCATCGCCGTGTGTCCCACCTATGAGCAGGTGGGACTCCTGGCGCCGCTCGTGCTCGTCCTCGCGCGGTTGCTCCAGGGTCTGTCACTCGGCGGGGAGTACGGCACCAGCGCCACCTACCTCACCGAGGTGGCCACCTCGCGCCACCGGGGCTTCTACAGCTCCTTCCAGTACGTCACGCTCATCATGGGGCAGTTGCTCGCCACGCTGACGCTGCTGGTGCTCCAGCGCCTGGTGCTCACGGAGGCGCAGTTGCAGGACTGGGGCTGGCGGCTGCCCTTCCTCATCGGCGCCGGGCTGGCGGTGTTCGGCTTCTACATGCGCCGCAACATGGTGGAGACGGAGGCCTTCCAGAAGGAGGCGGCCAAGGCCAGGCCGCACAGCCCCATGCGCGAGCTGTTGCGCCACCCGAGGGAACTGCTCCTCGTGGTGGGCCTCACCATGGGCGGCACGCTCGCCTTCTACACCTACACCGTCTACATGCCGAAGTTCCTGGTGGGCACGGTGGGGCTCTCGAGGAGCCAGGCCACGCTCGTCTCCGTGGGCTCCCTGTTCCTCTACATGCTCCTGCAACCCGTGTTCGGCTTCATCTCCGACAGGGTGGGCCGCCGGCCGGTGCTGATGGGCTTCGGGCTGTTGGGGACGTTGTGCACCGTGCCGCTGCTCACGGCGCTGATGCACACGCGCGACGCCTTCACCGCCTTCCTGCTGGTGATGACGGCGCTGGTGATCGTGTCTGGCTATACGTCCATCAACGCCGTGGTGAAAGCGGAGCTGTTTCCCGCGAGCGTCCGGGCGCTGGGCGTGGGACTGCCCTACGCGCTCACCGTGTCCGTGTTTGGAGGCACGGCCGAGTACGTGGGCACCTGGCTCAAGTACGTCGGCCGCGAGACCTGGTTCTTCTGGTACGTGACCGGCTGCATCTTCTGCTCGCTGCTCGTCTATGTCCTCATGCGGGACACGGCGAAGCAGCACCGCTTCACGGGCGAGGGCGGCTAG
- a CDS encoding sensor histidine kinase yields MLSPGLLYEDNRLCALDRHGILDTAAEPEYDDIVQLAATLCGVPVALISLVDRERQWFKANVGLPGVSETARCISFCTFAIEQEQEVFVIEDALQDVRFATSPLVEGAPHIRFYAGVPIRSEDGFLLGTLCVIDSVPRTLSEVQRRHLLALRSQVELLMRLRLRVRQSEARNRQLLESSGDAVFLLDEAGHVLEFNPVAARLLGRDAATVLGANLETLAPEGERVLVREALEELLEKGSVRVNDLGLRSARGERVSLDLTGSLQEVGASRRLLLVGHDLTEKRFLERQSLQNDRLASLGVLAAGIAHEINNPIAYVLANLSHLRDWLERLERRLMSLPGPSAAVSHSLGEAHQVVTESLVGCRRIRDIVHDMRFFSHTSEESLTPVDINASLDFALRMAEPQQRSTARLEKRYEPELPPVLASESRLSQVFLNLIVNALQSMPEGSSRGHTLRVCSVREGGFVRVDVSDTGHGIAPEVLPRIFDPFFTTKPAGAGTGLGLSISHAIVRKMGGELRVSSEPGRGTTFSLLLPLVAHAAEPMTALAS; encoded by the coding sequence ATGCTTTCCCCAGGTCTCCTGTACGAAGACAATCGTCTGTGCGCTCTCGATCGGCACGGCATCCTCGATACGGCCGCCGAGCCCGAGTACGACGACATCGTGCAGTTGGCGGCGACCCTGTGCGGCGTGCCCGTGGCGCTCATCAGCCTGGTGGATCGGGAGCGGCAGTGGTTCAAGGCGAACGTGGGTCTGCCGGGCGTGTCGGAGACGGCGCGCTGCATCTCCTTCTGTACCTTCGCCATCGAGCAGGAGCAGGAGGTGTTCGTCATCGAGGACGCCCTCCAGGACGTGCGCTTCGCCACCAGTCCGCTCGTGGAGGGAGCGCCCCACATCCGTTTCTACGCCGGTGTGCCCATCCGCTCCGAGGACGGCTTCCTGCTGGGCACGCTCTGTGTCATTGACTCCGTGCCGCGCACCTTGAGCGAGGTGCAGCGCCGTCACCTGCTCGCGCTCCGGAGCCAGGTGGAGTTGTTGATGCGCCTGCGCCTGCGGGTGCGGCAGAGCGAGGCGCGCAACCGCCAACTGCTGGAGTCCTCGGGAGACGCCGTCTTCCTGCTCGACGAGGCGGGGCATGTGCTGGAGTTCAATCCCGTGGCGGCGCGGCTGCTCGGGCGTGACGCGGCGACGGTCCTCGGCGCGAATCTCGAAACGCTGGCGCCGGAGGGCGAGCGGGTCCTCGTGCGCGAGGCGCTCGAGGAACTGCTCGAAAAGGGCTCGGTGCGCGTGAACGACCTGGGGCTGCGCTCCGCGCGGGGCGAGCGGGTGTCCCTGGATCTCACGGGCTCGCTCCAGGAGGTGGGTGCCTCGCGGCGGCTGCTCCTGGTGGGGCATGACCTGACCGAGAAGCGATTCCTGGAGCGGCAGAGTCTCCAGAACGATCGGCTCGCGTCCCTGGGCGTGCTGGCGGCGGGCATCGCCCATGAAATCAACAATCCCATCGCCTACGTGCTCGCCAACCTGAGCCACCTGCGGGATTGGCTCGAGAGGTTGGAGCGGCGTCTGATGTCCCTGCCCGGTCCCTCGGCGGCTGTGAGCCATTCGCTCGGAGAGGCCCATCAGGTGGTGACGGAATCCCTCGTGGGCTGCCGACGCATCCGCGACATCGTGCACGACATGCGCTTCTTCTCACACACCTCGGAGGAATCGCTCACCCCGGTGGATATCAACGCGAGCCTCGACTTCGCGCTGCGCATGGCCGAGCCCCAGCAGCGAAGCACGGCGCGGCTGGAGAAGCGCTACGAGCCGGAACTCCCTCCGGTGCTCGCCAGCGAGAGCCGTCTGAGCCAGGTCTTCCTCAACCTCATCGTCAACGCGTTGCAGTCCATGCCGGAGGGCTCCTCGCGGGGCCACACTTTGCGCGTGTGCTCCGTGCGCGAGGGCGGCTTCGTGCGCGTGGATGTCTCGGACACGGGCCATGGCATCGCCCCCGAGGTGTTGCCGCGCATCTTCGATCCGTTCTTCACCACCAAGCCAGCTGGCGCGGGCACGGGACTGGGGCTGTCCATCAGTCACGCGATCGTGCGCAAGATGGGCGGCGAGCTGCGCGTGAGCAGCGAGCCCGGCCGTGGCACCACCTTCTCCCTGTTGCTTCCCCTGGTGGCGCACGCCGCCGAACCGATGACGGCGCTGGCCTCGTGA
- a CDS encoding FKBP-type peptidyl-prolyl cis-trans isomerase produces MRKFLMVAVLLAATGCQQQGSSGSAGGAGPTPQTDEQKTFYTLGATLGRQIQVFDMSPEEIEFVKAGLTAQLTGKESAVDMQAYGPKLQELARTRSTARAEKEKEKSKKFLEEAAKEEGATRTESGLIYKSLTEGSGESPSPSDVVKVNYRGTLTDGKEFDSSYKRNEPAQFPLNGVIKCWTEGVQKMKVGGKAKLVCPSDLAYGDRGTPGIPGGSALIFEVELLEIQKAEPPPAMPEMPAPGGAAPGQAAPQGQPAKK; encoded by the coding sequence ATGCGGAAATTTCTGATGGTGGCGGTGCTGCTTGCCGCGACGGGCTGTCAGCAGCAGGGCTCCAGCGGTAGTGCCGGGGGCGCGGGACCGACGCCCCAGACGGACGAGCAGAAGACGTTCTACACCCTGGGCGCCACGCTGGGCCGACAGATCCAGGTGTTCGACATGTCGCCCGAGGAGATCGAGTTCGTGAAGGCCGGCCTGACGGCGCAGCTGACCGGCAAGGAGTCGGCGGTGGACATGCAGGCCTACGGGCCGAAGCTCCAGGAGCTGGCGCGCACCCGCTCCACGGCCCGGGCCGAGAAGGAGAAGGAGAAGTCCAAGAAGTTCCTGGAGGAGGCGGCGAAGGAGGAGGGCGCGACTCGCACCGAGTCCGGCCTCATCTACAAGAGCCTCACCGAGGGCTCGGGTGAGAGCCCCTCCCCGAGCGATGTCGTGAAGGTGAACTACCGGGGCACGCTGACGGACGGCAAGGAGTTCGACAGCTCCTACAAGCGCAACGAGCCGGCCCAGTTCCCGCTCAACGGCGTCATCAAGTGCTGGACCGAGGGCGTGCAGAAGATGAAGGTGGGCGGCAAGGCGAAGCTCGTGTGCCCGTCCGACCTGGCCTACGGCGACCGCGGCACCCCGGGCATCCCGGGCGGCTCGGCGCTCATCTTCGAGGTGGAGCTGCTGGAGATCCAGAAGGCCGAGCCGCCTCCCGCGATGCCGGAAATGCCGGCTCCGGGTGGCGCGGCGCCGGGCCAGGCCGCTCCCCAGGGCCAGCCCGCCAAGAAGTAG
- a CDS encoding hybrid sensor histidine kinase/response regulator produces MQAREVPHTSVLLVDDQPADLETLKRHLQPFSLRLVMCNSGEEALARWEEEDFALVLMDVRLPGLDGIETARRLRAQDAPRSVPLIFLTGAEREEESIADGYDTGGVDWLRKPVDPRVLRAKVGVFVDLHREREALRQQQLALRERAREILEAKRERSEARRQRAEAERERLVVELREAVRLRDEFLSVASHELRTPLTPLALRLHVMRQELKKDALDVERMLGHLDAANAQVKRLTGLVDSLLDATRLAHGQLMLRRERDVDLVAIVRDVVSAFETQAASAHCTLELELPARVLGQWDVLRLQQIITHLVSNALKFGAGGTVRLRLEEHDGWARLSVRDEGIGMDESVRARIFGRFERGVSERHYGGLGLGLFITRQVVEAKGGRIHVDSAPGQGSVFTVELPCVAGGEAGEGGSHEA; encoded by the coding sequence GTGCAAGCAAGGGAGGTTCCGCACACCAGTGTCCTGCTGGTGGACGACCAGCCAGCCGACCTGGAGACGCTCAAGCGGCATCTCCAACCCTTCTCCCTGCGACTGGTGATGTGCAACTCGGGAGAGGAAGCACTCGCCCGCTGGGAAGAGGAAGACTTCGCGCTCGTGCTCATGGACGTGCGGTTGCCGGGGCTCGATGGCATCGAAACGGCCCGGCGGCTGCGTGCCCAGGACGCGCCAAGGTCCGTGCCCCTCATCTTCCTCACGGGGGCCGAGCGCGAGGAGGAATCCATCGCGGATGGCTACGACACGGGAGGGGTGGACTGGCTGCGCAAGCCCGTGGACCCCCGGGTGCTGCGCGCCAAGGTGGGTGTCTTCGTGGACCTGCACCGCGAGCGGGAAGCACTGCGTCAACAGCAGCTCGCCCTGCGCGAGCGGGCCCGGGAGATACTGGAGGCCAAGCGCGAGCGCTCCGAGGCCCGGCGGCAACGGGCCGAGGCCGAGCGCGAGCGGCTGGTGGTGGAGCTGCGCGAGGCGGTGCGCCTGCGCGACGAGTTCCTCTCCGTGGCGAGCCACGAGCTGCGCACGCCCCTGACGCCCCTCGCCCTGCGGCTGCACGTCATGCGGCAGGAGCTCAAGAAGGACGCGCTGGACGTGGAGCGGATGCTCGGGCACCTGGACGCGGCCAATGCCCAGGTGAAGCGGCTCACCGGGCTGGTGGACAGCCTGCTGGATGCCACGCGCCTCGCCCATGGACAGCTCATGCTGCGGCGCGAGCGGGACGTCGACCTGGTGGCCATCGTGCGCGATGTGGTCTCGGCCTTCGAGACCCAGGCGGCGAGCGCCCACTGCACGCTGGAGCTGGAGCTGCCCGCGCGCGTGCTCGGCCAGTGGGACGTGCTGAGGCTCCAGCAGATCATCACCCACCTGGTGTCCAACGCCCTCAAGTTCGGGGCCGGAGGCACGGTGCGCCTGCGGCTGGAGGAGCACGACGGGTGGGCGCGGCTGAGCGTGCGCGACGAGGGCATCGGCATGGACGAGTCCGTGCGCGCGCGCATCTTCGGCCGTTTCGAGCGGGGTGTGTCCGAGCGGCACTATGGAGGGCTGGGCCTCGGCCTGTTCATCACGCGGCAGGTGGTGGAGGCGAAGGGCGGACGCATCCACGTGGACAGCGCTCCGGGGCAAGGCTCCGTCTTCACCGTCGAACTCCCCTGCGTGGCGGGAGGAGAGGCGGGGGAAGGCGGCTCACATGAGGCATGA
- a CDS encoding AbfB domain-containing protein, which translates to MDRILSSRIVRTLSLVAAVTLPGCVIEGGHGHNNLVDNTPYYPGCPALDGVGNSGLIGLSSYRGHEVSLESYTFPGEYVRHYKGRGILGPVRSSYDGDDATFRIVSGLADSRCISFESANYPGYYLNQSNGEVFLDASSSDLAFAEDATFCPRPGLADPYELSFEACGFPGLYLNHLEGYLYVGDEPGYEFEEDATFLIEAPF; encoded by the coding sequence ATGGATCGCATCCTGTCCTCGCGGATTGTCCGCACCCTGTCGTTGGTCGCCGCGGTGACCCTCCCCGGCTGTGTCATCGAGGGAGGCCATGGCCACAACAACCTGGTCGACAACACCCCCTACTACCCGGGGTGTCCCGCCCTGGACGGCGTGGGCAACTCGGGCCTCATCGGACTGTCGTCCTATCGCGGCCACGAGGTCTCCCTCGAGTCGTACACCTTCCCCGGCGAGTACGTCCGCCACTACAAGGGCCGCGGCATCCTCGGCCCCGTGCGCTCGTCCTACGATGGGGACGACGCCACGTTCCGGATCGTCTCGGGCCTGGCCGACAGCCGCTGCATCTCGTTCGAGTCCGCCAACTACCCGGGCTACTACCTGAACCAGAGCAACGGCGAGGTCTTCCTGGACGCATCGAGCTCCGACCTGGCCTTCGCCGAGGACGCCACGTTCTGCCCGCGGCCCGGTCTGGCGGACCCCTACGAGCTCAGCTTCGAGGCCTGCGGCTTCCCGGGCCTCTACCTCAACCACCTCGAGGGCTACCTCTACGTCGGGGATGAGCCGGGCTACGAGTTCGAGGAGGACGCGACCTTCCTGATCGAGGCGCCCTTCTAA
- a CDS encoding sensor histidine kinase, producing the protein MRHEPAEALGHLRVLIVDDSPADRLMAVRVLKRAFPGIHLEEVSEEAEWHRALTLERFDAVLVDFMLPWTTGLELLHDAQRTWPGIPVLMLTGTAKEWQALEAVQEGLEEYLPKTPESYAMLPRSLRFALERTRQRQALKESNETLSLVIEGVYGHAIFLLDAQRRIATWNAGAEAITGYCEPEVLGRPFRELLIPEELRGAPAALEMERAEQRGMYTGEGWRLRRDGSRFWADITVSALHKEGGALRGFAMVLRDATERRRLEEEQQRANEFRERLLGIVSHDLRSPLQAILLQSQLLARQVTHDKVKTSTARINQGAERMMRMIGDLLDFTRGRLGGGIPVDRRPGDLFALAAEVTEELQLTSPHNPLRLNTVGDGLGDWDRDRLSQVVQNLVTNALKHGATGQPVQVMLEGEQDGVVMRIRNQGQPIPPEFVPLLFDPFRRAGRQDKPSDPLSGLGLGLYIAQEIVHAHGGSISVQSDAEEGTLFTVRMPRHAPSASARPRDNPRAETQQERTPAKEEHT; encoded by the coding sequence ATGAGGCATGAGCCCGCGGAGGCGCTCGGGCACCTGCGCGTGCTCATCGTCGACGACAGTCCCGCGGACCGCCTGATGGCGGTGCGCGTGCTCAAGCGCGCCTTTCCAGGCATCCACCTCGAGGAGGTGAGCGAGGAGGCCGAATGGCACCGGGCCCTCACCCTGGAGCGCTTCGACGCCGTGCTCGTGGATTTCATGCTGCCGTGGACCACGGGCCTGGAATTGCTGCACGACGCCCAGCGCACCTGGCCGGGCATCCCCGTCCTCATGCTCACCGGCACGGCCAAGGAGTGGCAGGCGCTCGAGGCGGTCCAGGAGGGGCTCGAGGAGTACCTGCCCAAGACTCCCGAGTCCTACGCCATGCTGCCGCGCTCGCTGCGCTTCGCCCTGGAGCGCACCCGCCAGCGCCAGGCGCTCAAGGAGTCCAACGAGACGCTGAGCCTGGTCATCGAGGGCGTCTACGGCCACGCCATCTTCCTCCTGGACGCCCAGCGGCGCATCGCCACCTGGAACGCGGGGGCCGAGGCCATCACCGGCTATTGCGAGCCCGAGGTGCTGGGCAGGCCCTTCCGCGAGCTGCTCATCCCCGAGGAGCTGCGGGGCGCGCCGGCCGCCCTGGAGATGGAGCGGGCCGAGCAGCGAGGAATGTACACGGGCGAGGGGTGGCGACTGCGCCGCGACGGCAGCCGCTTCTGGGCGGACATCACCGTGAGCGCCCTGCACAAGGAGGGAGGAGCGCTGCGAGGCTTCGCCATGGTGTTGCGCGACGCCACGGAGCGCCGCCGCCTGGAGGAGGAGCAACAACGGGCCAACGAGTTCCGCGAGCGCCTGCTGGGCATCGTCAGCCACGACCTGCGCAGCCCCTTGCAGGCCATCCTCCTGCAGTCGCAACTGCTCGCGCGCCAGGTGACCCATGACAAGGTGAAGACATCCACCGCCCGCATCAACCAGGGCGCCGAGCGCATGATGCGGATGATCGGGGATCTGCTCGACTTCACCCGGGGCCGGCTGGGCGGAGGCATCCCGGTGGATCGCCGACCCGGAGATCTCTTCGCCCTCGCCGCCGAGGTCACCGAGGAGCTGCAACTCACGTCGCCCCACAACCCACTGCGGCTGAACACCGTGGGGGACGGGCTGGGTGATTGGGATCGGGATCGCCTGTCCCAGGTGGTGCAGAACCTGGTGACCAATGCCTTGAAGCACGGCGCCACGGGCCAACCCGTGCAGGTGATGTTGGAGGGCGAGCAGGACGGCGTGGTGATGCGCATCCGCAACCAGGGCCAGCCCATTCCCCCGGAGTTCGTGCCCCTGCTGTTCGATCCCTTCCGGCGCGCGGGCAGGCAGGACAAGCCGAGTGATCCCCTGTCCGGACTGGGGCTGGGGCTCTACATCGCCCAGGAGATCGTGCACGCCCATGGGGGCAGCATCTCGGTGCAATCGGACGCGGAGGAGGGCACGCTCTTCACCGTCCGGATGCCGCGCCACGCGCCCTCCGCGAGCGCCCGTCCGCGGGACAACCCTCGCGCGGAGACCCAACAGGAGCGGACCCCGGCGAAGGAGGAACACACATGA
- a CDS encoding CAP domain-containing protein yields the protein MTRPLNPLLALSLTCLTLGAVGCGESEAASPAKPEAANSPLATEMVAAHNEARANAKPTPEPALPALTWSLEAAKVAQTYAAECKFDHNKNRGPYGENLAAAAPPGSKTDAQVVRDWVDESADYSYDKNRCATGKVCGHYTQVVWRNTTQVGCATVVCTKNSPFGAQFPKWQLWVCNYSPPGNYVGQKPY from the coding sequence ATGACCCGTCCCTTGAATCCCCTGCTCGCCCTGTCCCTCACCTGCCTGACGCTGGGGGCCGTGGGCTGCGGCGAAAGTGAAGCCGCGAGTCCCGCCAAACCCGAGGCCGCCAACAGCCCCCTGGCCACCGAGATGGTCGCCGCGCACAACGAGGCCCGCGCCAACGCGAAGCCCACACCCGAGCCCGCTCTGCCCGCGCTCACCTGGTCGCTCGAGGCCGCCAAGGTGGCCCAGACGTACGCGGCCGAGTGCAAGTTCGACCACAACAAGAACCGGGGCCCGTACGGGGAGAACCTCGCGGCGGCGGCGCCTCCAGGCTCGAAGACGGATGCCCAGGTGGTGCGCGACTGGGTGGACGAGTCCGCCGACTACTCGTACGACAAGAACCGGTGCGCGACCGGCAAGGTGTGCGGCCACTACACGCAGGTGGTGTGGCGCAACACGACCCAGGTGGGGTGCGCCACCGTCGTCTGCACGAAGAACTCGCCCTTCGGCGCGCAGTTCCCCAAGTGGCAGCTCTGGGTGTGCAACTACTCGCCCCCGGGCAACTACGTGGGCCAGAAGCCCTACTGA
- a CDS encoding DUF3396 domain-containing protein, whose protein sequence is MRRLHTQMAQAVMRSLDIYVEAVRPGRLGLYADDEGDWWELDEEAWALTRRNLLERQWPRVLLADADHNPDWFAVEYLGSRRIDDPEWRGSDQEACVLSFWLSTEYLEEQGPARVRELALRLAEPLPWCSGNVGLALQGATILSEATKEVYERCMRYPGLDIPSVRDYSRNIGTRIRGPSWLTFVGPQVLSELGGVEALRARLQSPGTTVEALEGGRAVVTLGEWPEAGDYEKGLLLPAYRELARVLEPWLYEGHQLQHDFPPDELRRWERRFLE, encoded by the coding sequence ATGCGTCGACTCCACACGCAGATGGCCCAGGCCGTGATGCGCTCGTTGGATATCTACGTGGAGGCGGTGAGGCCAGGACGTCTGGGTCTTTACGCGGACGACGAGGGAGACTGGTGGGAACTCGATGAGGAGGCCTGGGCACTCACCCGACGGAATCTGCTCGAAAGGCAATGGCCGCGTGTTCTCCTGGCTGACGCGGACCACAATCCGGACTGGTTCGCGGTTGAATACCTCGGCAGCAGGCGGATTGACGATCCGGAGTGGCGAGGCTCGGACCAGGAGGCATGCGTGCTGTCCTTCTGGTTGTCCACGGAGTACCTGGAGGAGCAGGGGCCCGCCCGGGTACGTGAACTGGCGCTGCGTCTGGCGGAGCCCCTGCCATGGTGCTCGGGTAACGTGGGTCTGGCCTTACAGGGCGCCACGATTCTGTCGGAGGCGACGAAGGAAGTCTACGAGCGGTGTATGCGCTACCCCGGCTTGGACATCCCCAGCGTGAGGGACTACTCGCGCAACATCGGCACGCGCATCCGGGGCCCCTCATGGCTCACGTTCGTGGGGCCCCAGGTGCTGAGCGAGCTGGGGGGAGTGGAGGCACTGCGCGCTCGGCTGCAATCCCCTGGCACCACGGTGGAGGCGCTGGAGGGAGGGCGGGCGGTGGTGACGCTCGGGGAGTGGCCGGAGGCGGGAGACTACGAGAAGGGCCTGCTCTTGCCCGCGTACCGGGAACTGGCGCGGGTGCTGGAGCCCTGGCTCTACGAAGGGCACCAGCTCCAGCATGACTTTCCTCCCGACGAGTTGCGGCGCTGGGAGCGGCGCTTCCTCGAATGA
- a CDS encoding SRPBCC family protein, whose translation MTQGTSVGVAQVEVEVTVEASPERVWRALVEQTGQWWPRSFYVGPSPKGFVFEARPGGRVYEDWGQDAGALWYTVLVVDPPSMLEMAGHLTPAFGGPATTTVRVSLTSKGQATVVKVEDAVFGRLDENTVPRLREGWRTLMGPEGLKGWVEQGRAP comes from the coding sequence ATGACGCAAGGCACGAGCGTGGGCGTGGCCCAGGTAGAGGTGGAAGTGACGGTGGAAGCCTCGCCGGAGCGGGTATGGCGGGCACTGGTGGAGCAGACCGGCCAGTGGTGGCCCCGCTCCTTCTACGTGGGCCCCTCTCCCAAGGGCTTCGTGTTCGAGGCGCGGCCGGGCGGCCGGGTGTACGAGGACTGGGGGCAGGACGCCGGAGCGCTCTGGTACACGGTGCTCGTGGTGGACCCGCCCTCGATGCTGGAGATGGCCGGACACCTGACGCCGGCCTTTGGCGGCCCCGCGACGACCACGGTGCGCGTGTCGCTGACGTCCAAGGGCCAGGCCACGGTGGTGAAGGTGGAGGACGCGGTGTTCGGCCGGCTGGACGAGAACACCGTGCCGCGGCTGCGCGAGGGCTGGCGCACGTTGATGGGCCCCGAGGGCCTGAAGGGCTGGGTGGAGCAAGGCAGGGCGCCCTAG